Proteins from a genomic interval of Pseudodesulfovibrio nedwellii:
- a CDS encoding DMT family transporter: MTWFLLSMAAAFLMASNSAYMKRFFSDVSPWEMSIIPFFYIIPLCATGMLFIDIPEIGPGFLPALVWVLPVLMVAIVLHFRAIHMSPLSLTLPFLSFTPVFVLFTGDIILDEKLSTFGVTGMLLVVAGGYVLNLDSARKDLFGPIKAIYQEPGSAIMLVVAALYGLSSVGGKVLILNSSPMFTGMVLFGLYGILLTTILVAIGKASFRVILRKPLLGMGTGLIVFAEIICHNLAMSMIAAAYMITIKRMAGIFSVIYGWILFKERGIRYRFAGTTIMTIGAAIIALYG, encoded by the coding sequence ATGACATGGTTCCTACTCTCCATGGCTGCCGCCTTTCTGATGGCCTCGAATTCGGCTTATATGAAACGCTTCTTCTCAGACGTTTCACCATGGGAGATGAGTATCATCCCATTTTTCTACATTATACCTTTATGTGCCACAGGCATGCTGTTCATCGACATACCAGAGATCGGCCCTGGATTTCTTCCCGCCCTAGTCTGGGTCCTCCCAGTGCTCATGGTCGCCATCGTCCTGCATTTCAGGGCCATTCACATGTCGCCGCTTTCTCTCACCCTGCCCTTCCTGAGCTTCACGCCAGTCTTTGTCCTGTTCACCGGCGACATCATACTGGATGAGAAACTCAGTACGTTTGGCGTAACCGGCATGCTCCTCGTGGTCGCAGGTGGTTACGTCCTAAACCTCGACAGTGCAAGAAAGGACCTGTTTGGCCCCATCAAAGCAATTTATCAAGAACCGGGATCAGCCATAATGCTCGTAGTTGCAGCCTTATACGGATTAAGTTCCGTCGGCGGTAAAGTCTTGATTCTCAACTCCTCCCCCATGTTCACGGGTATGGTCCTGTTTGGACTATATGGCATTCTGCTTACCACAATTCTTGTTGCCATCGGCAAAGCATCATTCAGGGTAATTCTCCGCAAACCCCTTCTGGGCATGGGGACTGGATTAATCGTATTTGCGGAAATCATATGCCACAATCTGGCCATGTCCATGATAGCCGCAGCCTATATGATCACCATCAAACGCATGGCCGGAATTTTTTCGGTCATTTATGGTTGGATATTATTCAAGGAGCGCGGCATTCGTTACAGATTTGCAGGCACAACAATAATGACCATCGGGGCCGCCATTATCGCGCTGTATGGTTGA
- the pssA gene encoding CDP-diacylglycerol--serine O-phosphatidyltransferase produces the protein MVKEKKLPRHKSVYLLPNLLTTASLFIGFLGLTWAIQGDYASCALCILASCIFDGLDGKVARITHTTSEFGVQLDSLADLVAFGVVPAVMTYLWVLNDYGRLGLMAAFLFMACGALRLARFNVQAATTSKKHFVGLPIPAAACTLATLVLFSEYVPAEYIHTVMPTGALVLVYVLSFFMVSTVRFYSFKELSSFKAHPFSWMVTAILIFSLVASRPKVLGFVIFLGYIISGPLYTIFLLSRRNKRLHRDSSKEEELN, from the coding sequence ATGGTTAAAGAAAAAAAATTGCCGCGCCACAAGAGCGTTTACCTCCTGCCGAATCTGCTGACCACGGCCAGCTTGTTTATTGGCTTTCTGGGATTGACTTGGGCTATTCAGGGAGACTATGCCTCCTGCGCCTTATGTATTCTGGCGAGTTGTATATTCGACGGATTGGACGGAAAAGTTGCGCGTATCACCCACACCACCAGTGAGTTCGGGGTCCAGTTGGATTCCTTGGCTGATTTGGTGGCCTTTGGTGTGGTCCCGGCCGTCATGACATATCTTTGGGTACTCAACGACTATGGCAGGCTCGGTCTTATGGCCGCTTTCTTGTTCATGGCGTGCGGAGCCCTTCGGTTGGCCCGGTTTAATGTTCAGGCCGCCACTACTTCCAAGAAGCATTTTGTAGGCCTGCCTATTCCTGCAGCAGCCTGCACCCTTGCCACTTTGGTGCTCTTTTCCGAATATGTGCCCGCAGAATATATTCATACTGTTATGCCCACTGGTGCCTTGGTGTTGGTGTACGTGTTGTCTTTCTTTATGGTCAGCACTGTTCGTTTCTATTCATTCAAGGAACTCAGTTCTTTCAAGGCCCATCCCTTCAGCTGGATGGTAACTGCTATTTTGATTTTCTCCTTGGTCGCATCGCGTCCCAAGGTTCTCGGTTTTGTTATTTTCTTGGGCTATATTATTTCCGGCCCTCTCTATACTATTTTCCTACTATCCCGCAGAAACAAACGACTACATAGGGACAGTTCAAAGGAAGAAGAGCTCAACTAG
- the mutY gene encoding A/G-specific adenine glycosylase, which yields MIEAEFSRHLLEWYDANRRELPWRKTPEPYAVWVSEIMAQQTQIDRVVGYYDRWMKRFPDVNSLACAHEEDVLKHWEGLGYYSRARNMLKAAIVIVQGHGGEFPTDYADIRGLPGIGEYTAGAITSIAFGQPEPAVDANVLRVFARLLNMEESVRGAKGRSRVEKQVRTLIPTDRAGDFNQAIMELGALVCIKNPDCEQCPVLVYCKSYGAGTVLQRPVLPAPKKIMRINMATGVLVHEGRLLIQKRKADDVWPGLWEFPGGGIEDGETPEQAIIREYMEEVELAIDPVEKIITIVYNYTRYHVTMHCFLCRFAEEPSEPVFNEAAEGGFMLPAELESYAFPAGQRRLVEFMKNDRSFDALFSDV from the coding sequence ATGATCGAAGCTGAATTTTCCCGACATTTACTTGAGTGGTATGATGCCAATCGCCGAGAATTGCCGTGGCGTAAAACTCCAGAGCCATATGCTGTTTGGGTCTCTGAAATTATGGCCCAGCAGACACAGATTGACCGTGTAGTTGGGTATTATGACCGGTGGATGAAACGATTCCCTGATGTGAATTCTTTGGCCTGTGCTCACGAAGAGGATGTCCTTAAACATTGGGAAGGGCTGGGGTACTATTCACGGGCGCGCAACATGCTCAAGGCGGCAATCGTTATTGTTCAGGGCCATGGTGGAGAATTTCCGACAGATTATGCGGACATTCGTGGTTTACCCGGTATTGGAGAGTACACAGCCGGTGCCATTACCAGCATAGCTTTTGGACAACCAGAGCCTGCTGTTGACGCCAATGTGCTTCGTGTTTTTGCCCGGTTGCTTAACATGGAAGAATCGGTTCGTGGCGCCAAAGGGCGTTCTCGCGTTGAAAAGCAGGTACGTACACTTATTCCGACTGATAGAGCCGGTGATTTTAATCAGGCCATAATGGAATTGGGTGCGCTGGTTTGCATCAAGAATCCTGATTGTGAGCAATGTCCGGTTCTGGTGTATTGTAAATCTTATGGCGCAGGAACCGTGTTGCAACGTCCAGTCTTGCCCGCACCCAAAAAGATCATGCGTATTAATATGGCGACCGGTGTGTTGGTGCATGAAGGGAGGCTTCTTATCCAGAAGCGTAAGGCCGATGATGTTTGGCCTGGCCTGTGGGAATTTCCGGGTGGAGGGATTGAAGACGGGGAAACTCCCGAACAAGCTATTATACGTGAGTATATGGAAGAGGTCGAGCTGGCGATTGATCCGGTGGAAAAAATTATCACCATTGTTTATAATTATACTCGCTATCATGTGACCATGCATTGTTTTCTCTGTCGATTTGCCGAAGAGCCGTCCGAGCCTGTGTTCAATGAAGCTGCTGAGGGCGGATTTATGCTTCCTGCTGAATTGGAATCCTATGCTTTTCCTGCTGGGCAACGTCGTCTTGTTGAATTCATGAAAAACGACAGATCTTTTGACGCGTTGTTTTCAGATGTGTAA
- a CDS encoding HAMP domain-containing methyl-accepting chemotaxis protein: MLKNLSVNFKLAFGFGGVLILMLLVGGIGYFAMSNGLDGFTAYRGLARDTNLSGQVQANMLMVRMNVKDFIITNSDSDKQQYEEYWQIIQKLMDEVKNEIQQPERAELVAKIDREVTEYNAGFTQLVRMQSERNNLVTNTLDVQGPFMEKTLTSILNVTNRDNDTLAAFNTAVCIKHLMLARLYQAKFFASNDRAYLDRVRSEGGKMDEYIEILTKELQNPELRNSLQLVQEAKALYFSTFDRVVEIVFDRNNQIITGTLDRLGPSIAQNIEEVKLSVKKDQDELGPKVQAANERAVTLIVIVVCIAILIGMAATWLIARGITGPLGQALQLSKAIECGDLTTSISVDQKDEIGQLCHSMESMSDKLREVFFSVQEGSVQVATGSQELSSAAGSLSDNANDQAAGIEEISSSMEEMANNISQNTNNAQRTENIARKASSDAQVSGDAVSEAMVAMTNIAEKISIVEEIARQTNLLALNAAIEAARAGEHGKGFAVVAAEVRKLAERSGQAAAEISELSTSSVSVADKAGEMLKRLVPDIQKTAELVQEIASASIDQNENASQINGAVSMLDSNIQQTAAAAEELSSTSEQLNSHSEQLQNVMSFFNTGNVGQYNSATTSTPRQLPQAFSSSRIDSPVISSGVVISMDNDDGGFEKF; this comes from the coding sequence GTGTTAAAGAATCTTTCTGTGAATTTTAAACTTGCTTTTGGGTTTGGTGGAGTCTTGATATTAATGCTGTTGGTCGGCGGCATTGGCTATTTTGCGATGTCCAATGGTTTAGATGGGTTTACAGCGTACCGCGGTTTGGCTCGTGATACGAATTTGTCCGGACAAGTGCAGGCCAATATGTTGATGGTACGCATGAACGTTAAAGATTTCATCATTACAAATAGCGATAGCGACAAACAGCAATATGAAGAATATTGGCAGATTATTCAGAAACTCATGGATGAAGTGAAGAATGAGATTCAGCAACCAGAGCGCGCTGAACTTGTTGCGAAAATTGATAGAGAGGTCACCGAGTATAATGCGGGTTTTACTCAGTTGGTCAGGATGCAGTCCGAGCGGAATAATCTTGTAACGAATACTTTGGACGTTCAAGGACCTTTTATGGAGAAGACGTTGACAAGTATTTTAAATGTTACCAATCGTGATAACGATACGTTGGCGGCCTTTAATACGGCTGTTTGTATCAAGCATCTCATGTTGGCCCGTCTTTATCAGGCCAAGTTTTTTGCCTCTAACGATAGGGCTTACCTTGATCGTGTGCGAAGCGAAGGGGGCAAAATGGATGAATACATTGAGATCTTGACTAAGGAATTGCAAAATCCTGAACTTCGTAATTCACTTCAGTTGGTTCAGGAAGCCAAGGCGCTCTATTTTTCAACTTTTGATCGGGTTGTTGAAATTGTTTTTGACCGTAATAACCAAATTATAACCGGTACTCTTGATCGTCTCGGTCCCAGTATTGCCCAAAATATTGAAGAAGTGAAACTTTCTGTCAAAAAGGATCAGGATGAACTTGGACCAAAGGTTCAAGCAGCAAATGAACGAGCTGTGACTCTGATCGTTATTGTTGTTTGCATCGCCATTCTTATTGGTATGGCTGCCACATGGCTTATTGCTCGTGGTATCACAGGTCCTTTGGGACAAGCCCTTCAGTTGAGCAAGGCTATCGAATGCGGCGATTTGACGACTTCCATCAGTGTCGATCAAAAAGATGAGATTGGCCAACTTTGCCATTCAATGGAATCTATGAGTGACAAACTTCGTGAGGTTTTTTTCAGTGTACAGGAAGGATCTGTACAAGTGGCTACAGGGAGTCAGGAGTTGTCTTCAGCTGCGGGGAGTTTGTCTGACAATGCCAATGATCAGGCCGCTGGAATTGAAGAGATCTCATCGTCAATGGAAGAAATGGCCAATAATATATCTCAAAATACCAACAATGCTCAACGAACTGAGAACATTGCCCGTAAGGCGTCTTCTGATGCTCAGGTAAGTGGTGATGCTGTTTCTGAGGCTATGGTCGCGATGACTAATATCGCAGAAAAGATTTCTATCGTTGAAGAAATTGCGCGACAGACCAATTTGCTGGCATTGAATGCTGCGATTGAAGCCGCACGAGCTGGTGAGCATGGCAAGGGGTTTGCTGTTGTGGCTGCAGAAGTACGCAAGCTTGCCGAGAGAAGTGGGCAAGCCGCAGCTGAGATCAGTGAGCTCTCTACGTCGAGTGTCTCCGTTGCGGATAAAGCCGGAGAAATGTTGAAAAGGCTTGTCCCGGATATTCAGAAAACAGCAGAATTGGTCCAGGAAATAGCCTCTGCCAGTATTGATCAAAATGAAAACGCCAGTCAGATTAACGGAGCCGTATCCATGCTGGATTCAAATATTCAACAGACAGCGGCTGCAGCAGAGGAACTTTCTTCTACCAGTGAGCAGCTCAACAGCCATAGTGAGCAACTGCAGAATGTTATGAGTTTCTTTAATACGGGCAATGTGGGGCAGTACAATTCCGCAACAACTTCTACTCCACGCCAACTGCCTCAGGCCTTTTCTTCGTCCCGGATTGATTCACCTGTGATTTCATCCGGTGTGGTCATATCTATGGATAATGACGACGGGGGTTTTGAAAAGTTCTAA
- the dksA gene encoding RNA polymerase-binding protein DksA, protein MEAKDLQYFRETLTGMLDDILKKSEETIEDMTESGEVYADPADRATAESDRAFTLRLRDRERKLIKKIQQAADRIEDGEFGICQECGDDISIPRLKARPMTTLCINCKSKQEEDEAVRGD, encoded by the coding sequence ATGGAAGCGAAAGATCTGCAATACTTCAGGGAGACCCTGACCGGGATGCTCGATGATATTCTCAAGAAAAGTGAGGAAACCATCGAAGACATGACAGAATCCGGCGAAGTTTATGCTGACCCGGCAGACCGGGCAACCGCGGAATCCGACCGCGCGTTCACTCTTCGACTGCGAGACCGCGAGCGCAAGCTGATCAAAAAGATCCAGCAAGCAGCGGACCGCATTGAAGACGGCGAGTTCGGAATCTGCCAGGAATGTGGCGATGACATCTCCATTCCCCGTCTCAAGGCCAGGCCTATGACCACGCTCTGCATCAACTGCAAGAGCAAACAAGAAGAAGACGAGGCCGTTCGCGGCGACTAG
- a CDS encoding NFACT RNA binding domain-containing protein has translation MEANFFRFLGEELASSLVGRRIDKVFGPAPGIWTIKIQNTGDPLHLIYRPAKSAGHLFLSTIKPANPQDAPTMAMWFRKRLRGRKIVSVHTAWPRLQLALLLTPRDEPGSGNYLLIDCRTGMKLVDTLEHEFDLQPEWPALEDVLTETDIWREYPHISPRLRKALNSLPEDQAHALYFGVATGSTESFYLPKAKDGWSPPLAWSSVTEEEVFPSALDAANAYGERTLFPMMEMEEDKPQQTLVKRAKKKLRRNLARLGEEKARLETLAQEQIKAEALQAELYRFKNAQGLEEIEVTHPVYGTMTVPLNPFLSPTENMAKYFKLAAKAQRGFPHLKRRRKELMRQLQEAEDGTLEIHPAIQASQSIKQDGPSALPKRYRDLAVALFRSSDGFTILRGKNKKANHDMLSKAASPFDYWFHIQDGPSSHVILKRNHPGQNVPETTLNEAAILCGLKSYRKDDGKADVMYALVKDVRKVKGFNIGQVAVDKKIGTLRVELDHSLEKSLG, from the coding sequence ATGGAAGCCAATTTCTTCCGATTCCTCGGAGAAGAACTTGCGTCTTCGCTGGTTGGCCGCCGCATTGACAAAGTCTTTGGACCGGCTCCTGGAATCTGGACAATCAAAATCCAGAACACCGGCGATCCTCTTCATCTGATCTACAGGCCCGCCAAATCGGCGGGCCATTTATTTCTATCGACCATCAAACCGGCCAATCCCCAAGATGCTCCGACTATGGCCATGTGGTTTCGAAAACGCCTGCGAGGACGGAAAATAGTATCCGTACACACAGCCTGGCCCCGCCTTCAACTGGCACTGCTTCTCACACCCCGCGACGAACCAGGATCAGGAAACTATCTTCTCATCGATTGCCGGACTGGGATGAAATTAGTCGACACTCTGGAGCATGAGTTTGATCTTCAACCTGAATGGCCTGCTCTGGAAGATGTCTTGACCGAAACTGACATCTGGCGTGAGTATCCCCATATTTCGCCACGTCTGCGCAAAGCCCTCAACTCCCTCCCCGAAGACCAAGCCCATGCGCTCTATTTTGGCGTAGCAACAGGCAGCACCGAATCATTCTATTTACCTAAGGCCAAAGACGGTTGGTCCCCACCACTTGCGTGGTCTTCCGTCACGGAAGAAGAAGTCTTCCCTTCTGCCTTAGATGCCGCAAACGCTTATGGCGAACGAACGCTTTTCCCCATGATGGAAATGGAAGAAGACAAGCCTCAACAAACTCTGGTCAAACGGGCCAAGAAAAAGCTCCGTCGCAATTTGGCTAGGCTGGGTGAAGAAAAAGCCCGACTTGAAACCTTGGCACAAGAACAAATCAAAGCCGAAGCATTGCAGGCTGAACTTTACCGCTTCAAAAATGCTCAAGGGTTGGAAGAAATTGAAGTAACGCACCCTGTGTACGGAACCATGACTGTTCCGCTCAATCCGTTTCTTTCACCGACAGAGAACATGGCAAAGTATTTCAAACTTGCTGCCAAGGCACAGCGAGGCTTTCCTCATCTCAAACGCCGACGCAAGGAACTCATGCGTCAATTGCAAGAGGCGGAAGACGGTACTCTTGAAATTCACCCAGCTATTCAGGCCAGCCAATCCATCAAACAAGATGGCCCTTCAGCCCTGCCGAAACGGTATCGTGATTTGGCAGTAGCTCTATTCCGATCCTCAGATGGCTTCACCATCCTTCGCGGCAAAAACAAGAAAGCCAATCATGATATGCTCAGTAAAGCAGCCAGCCCATTCGACTATTGGTTCCACATTCAGGATGGCCCCAGCTCCCACGTTATCCTTAAACGAAACCATCCCGGACAAAATGTGCCGGAAACCACATTGAACGAAGCTGCCATCCTGTGCGGACTGAAAAGCTACCGCAAAGACGATGGCAAAGCTGACGTCATGTACGCACTGGTCAAAGATGTACGTAAAGTCAAAGGTTTTAACATCGGTCAAGTTGCCGTGGACAAAAAGATTGGTACTCTCCGCGTAGAACTTGACCACTCTCTCGAAAAATCTCTCGGTTAA
- a CDS encoding PAS domain-containing protein, with protein MEMAQFEKWDTYLVHEHELIERAMAVLKKNLEGLESGQYDATQLTRALDFLLEFGDKVHNKKEEDHLFPLMNQLGIPIEGGPLGVMLMEHEAERELLARMMLDIPKLEGFPIENLSKFKQEGMEYLRIRAEHIWKENDVLYAMGRQIIPADATATLVDDFNAIDQNAYGASAKKNYLSMVEEMESADNVRTRLVENLTTEQLHGILETLPFEVTFVDAEDTVAYFNKLDKPKVFARTRSVVGRKVQKCHPQKSVDTVQQIVEGFKNKTHDKAEFWIDMGDETIMIRYFPVFDDKDEYLGICEVTQEVGWIRRLEGEQRLLDW; from the coding sequence ATGGAGATGGCCCAATTCGAAAAATGGGACACGTATCTCGTCCACGAACACGAACTGATCGAACGAGCCATGGCTGTGCTCAAAAAAAACCTCGAAGGGCTTGAATCCGGACAATACGACGCCACACAGCTGACCCGTGCCTTAGATTTTCTTCTTGAATTCGGCGACAAAGTTCATAACAAAAAAGAAGAAGATCATCTCTTCCCGCTCATGAACCAACTTGGCATTCCCATTGAAGGTGGACCGCTCGGCGTTATGCTCATGGAGCACGAAGCTGAACGAGAATTGCTTGCCCGCATGATGCTCGACATTCCCAAGCTGGAAGGTTTCCCTATAGAAAATCTCAGTAAATTCAAACAAGAAGGCATGGAATACCTCCGTATCCGGGCAGAACACATCTGGAAGGAAAACGATGTACTCTATGCCATGGGTAGACAGATCATCCCAGCGGATGCAACAGCAACGCTGGTAGACGACTTCAACGCCATTGATCAGAATGCATACGGTGCCTCTGCCAAGAAAAACTACCTGTCCATGGTTGAAGAGATGGAAAGCGCAGACAACGTCCGTACCAGACTAGTAGAAAATCTGACCACAGAACAACTTCATGGCATTCTGGAAACACTGCCCTTTGAGGTTACTTTTGTGGATGCCGAAGACACTGTGGCTTACTTTAACAAACTCGATAAACCAAAAGTTTTTGCTCGAACCCGATCCGTGGTTGGCCGCAAAGTTCAAAAATGTCATCCCCAAAAATCAGTGGATACCGTCCAGCAAATCGTTGAAGGCTTCAAAAACAAAACTCACGACAAAGCGGAATTCTGGATCGACATGGGCGACGAAACCATCATGATTCGTTATTTCCCTGTCTTTGACGACAAAGACGAATACCTTGGCATCTGCGAAGTCACTCAGGAAGTTGGCTGGATTAGACGGCTCGAAGGCGAGCAGCGCTTACTCGACTGGTAA
- a CDS encoding phosphatidylserine decarboxylase family protein, with amino-acid sequence MLKPSVGVALEGLPYIIISAFTTLIFALIDCWPMAIIGLGLTCFIGHFFRDPERVGPENAEAVCSPADGKVIKVTRETDPVSGEERQVIAIFMNVFNVHVNRMPVSGKVEVIRYIPGKFFNASFDKASKDNERNVVVITGKGNQRFTMVQIAGLIARRIVCWAEPGDKLKRGERYGLIKFGSRVDLYMPDGYVPTVSVGQKVVAGETSLAEKR; translated from the coding sequence ATGTTGAAACCTTCTGTCGGCGTCGCTCTTGAAGGGCTGCCTTATATTATCATTTCTGCGTTTACCACTTTGATATTTGCTTTAATAGATTGTTGGCCCATGGCTATCATTGGGCTTGGCCTGACTTGTTTTATCGGCCATTTCTTTCGCGATCCAGAACGGGTTGGCCCAGAGAATGCCGAGGCTGTGTGTTCACCAGCAGATGGCAAGGTTATCAAGGTTACGCGTGAAACCGATCCGGTTTCTGGCGAAGAACGTCAGGTTATTGCCATCTTCATGAATGTATTTAATGTGCATGTGAACCGTATGCCGGTCAGTGGCAAGGTTGAAGTCATTCGTTACATTCCCGGCAAGTTTTTTAATGCTTCCTTTGACAAAGCAAGCAAAGACAACGAACGTAACGTCGTGGTTATTACCGGCAAGGGTAATCAACGGTTCACCATGGTGCAAATTGCTGGTCTCATTGCCCGACGCATTGTCTGCTGGGCTGAGCCCGGTGATAAGCTTAAGCGCGGTGAACGGTATGGTTTGATCAAGTTTGGATCAAGAGTTGACCTTTACATGCCGGATGGCTATGTACCAACTGTCAGCGTCGGTCAGAAGGTCGTCGCAGGTGAAACTTCCTTGGCTGAAAAGCGCTAA